The Gehongia tenuis sequence CCGAGGCGGTCTATGGCGGCGCGTCCGGCAACCGCATCAAGCTTCAGGCGGAAGCACTCCCCGGCGGCAAGTACCGGGTGAGCACCCTCTACGACAATGCCGTGGTGGACGAGCAGGATGTGGCGGCGGCGGGGGATCTGGCGGACAACGGCTGGGTTGCCTTCTCCGGCACCGGCGCCATCACCGAGGGCAGTGTGAGCCTTACCGGCGGCGTCAGCGAAACGGTGACGGCGGCAAGCTGGTCCGCCTTCCTTGCGGCCCTCGAGGGCCTTCGCTTCGGCGCCATGGCGGTGCCGGTATCCGAGGCGCTGGCGGAAAGCGTGCTGCCGGTGGTGAAGGCCTACGTGGTGCGCCTTCGGGACACGGTGGGCAAGAAGTTCGCCGCGGTGGTTCCCGCCTACGACGGGCAGGAACCCATGGACCATGAGGCCATCGTACAGGTGAAAAACGGCGTGATCATGGAGGACGGCGCGGTGGTGGACAGCCGCATCGCCACCTGCTACGTGGCGGGCGCTTATGCGGCTGCGGGCCCGGCGCGGTCCCTCACCTTCCAGGAGTATTCCGGAGCCGTGGATGTGACGAAAAACTACACCGATACCGAGATCGGCGAGCTTTTAACGGACGGCATGTTCATCTTTACGCTGGGAGAGAGGGTCAGGATCGAGCAGGACGTGAACTCCCTGACCACCTACACGGCGGACAAGCCCAGCTACTTCAGAAAGGCGCGGCTCATCCGCACGCTGGACGCCATTGCTCAGGATTTCAAGGACATCTTCGAAAGGGAGTTCGTGGGCAAGGTGCAGAACAATGTGGATGGACGGGCTCTGTTCTCGGCGCGCTGTGCCGCCTACCTGGACACGCTGGCCGCCCTCGGCGCCATCGAGGCACGGGAGGACGGCGATATCGTGGTGGCGCTGGGCAGCGAGCCGGACAGCCTGGTGGTGGAAGCGGCCATCCGGGCGGTGGACGCGGTGGAGAAGATCTACATGACCGTATCGGTTGCGTAAAGGAGGAGGAAAATGGGCTATCTGAAAGCCAGTGATACCCTGTTCGGCCAGGAGGGCCGGGCCTATGCCACCATCGACGGCCAGGTGGAGGAGATGTTCTACATCAAGCGGCTCACCGCTTCCGTGGAGAAAAACAAGGTCAAGATGGCGACCCTGGGCAGGCGCGCCTTGCAGCATAAGGCCGCCGGCTACGAGGGCAAGGGCGAGATGACCATCTATTACGTTACCAGCCTGTTTCGTCAGATCATGTGCGATTACATGAAGCGCGGCCGGGATCTCTATTTCGATATTCAGGTCACCAACGAGGACCCCACCTCCGCCGCCGGCCGGCAGACCGTGGTCCTGAAAAATGTCAATCTTGATTCCGTCGTCATGGCCGCCCTGGACGTGGAGGCCGAAGCCCTGGAGGAGGACGTTTCCTTCACCTTCGACGACGTGGAGATCCTCCAAAGCTTCACCGCCCCGGAATTGGGTTGATGTAAGGGGGGAGCCGGGGGACGGCGGCAGGCCGGGGGCCGCGCTGACGGAGCGCGGGCGGTACGGACGGCGGCCGAAAGCAGCTAAAAAAAACGCCAGGAGGAGCGGGATCAATGGATCTTCGAGAGTTCTTACAGCGTCATCCGGTGGACGATATCCGGGAAAAGGTGGTCGTGGGCGAACGGCTCCGGGACGAGGCGGGCAATCCCCTCGCCTTTGAGATCCGGGCGCTCACTGCGGACGCCTTTGAAAAGGTCCGCCGCGCCAGCGAACGGCCCGGCCCAAACGGACCGGTGCTGGATGCCAGAAGGTTTACAGAATATCTTGTCATTGAGGGCGTGGCGGCGCCGTCCTTCCGGGACGCCGAGGCCATGGCGGAACTGTCCTGCTCCACACCGGAGCAGTATCTGGCCAAAACCCTTCTCGCCGGGGAGATTCTCAAACTGTCCGCCGCCATTCAGCGGCTGTCCGGCTTCGATACCTCCCTGGACGAGGACATTCAAACAGCAAAAAACTGATTCGGGGCGGTGACGGGCTGTCCACCCTCGCCTGCGCCGCCCTGATTCGATGGGGCTGGGAACCGGGGAAGGTTCTGGCCCTCTCCCAAAGGGAAATCGCCTTCGTGACCGCCGCCCTGCTGCTTCAGGGCGATTGAGCCGGGGGCCGGAGGGCGGGGCCGGGCGGGCGGTTTGCGGCCGGGGGCCGGGCGAGGGCGCCATCGATACGAAAGTTTGGCAAAATGGGCTGGTGGGGGAAGGAAACCGGTTGGGTTTCCGGACCCGCGGGCCGAAGGAGGCGGGCAGATGATTTCCACGGATTTGACCTACAGCGACCGGCTGAGCGCGCCGCTTGCCGCGCTGTCCATGTCCATTGGCGGCGCCATCACCCAGGTTCGGGCGGTGATGGACCTCAAGGCCAGGATGGAAAAAGCGGCGGCGCTGGCGGCTGCGTCCAAAAACAAGGTGGGTGCGCCTGCGGCGGCCCAGAAGGCGGGCAGCACGCTGGCGGGCATGGTGCAGGCGGCGGCGGGCATGGTGTCCGGTACGAATAAAAGCGCCGCCCGATCCACGGCATCCGGCAGCGCCAGTACCGCCCGCGCTGCATCGGCCAGCGCCGAGATGGCCAAGGTGTCCTACCAGAGTGAATCGGCCCAGCTGGCCGAGACTTTGGCCCGGCTGGCCTCCGCTCTGCCCGGCTCCGCCGCGCCGGTGATCCAGGTCACTTTCGGCGACGTCCGGGAAACCGCCGATGTGGAGGCGGTGGCCGACGCCCTCACCGCCCGGCTCTCCCAGGAACTGAACGCTTCGGCAAGGGGGTTGTATCTGTAATGGAAAAGATCTACATGGCCGCGGGCAGCTTCGCCTTTGAACTGCCGGTGCTGCCCGAGAGCCTCAGCATCACCGTGCCCGGCGCAAACGAGCGTTTCGATACCGCCGAATCCTATCAGGGCACCCTGTTCAAGTGGCACAAGAACCGTCAGCTCACGCTGAAGGGCGTCTTTCCGGGCGAGGGCGATCCCTATGTGGAAAACGGTTATTCGCCTGAATATTATGTAAATGCAATTCAGGGATGGATGGAAGCCTTTACACCTGTAAAACTCAACTGGACAGGCGGCGCTATCGATGTGTATATGACGGTCACTGTAGAAAATTTTACGTACACCGAAGAGGGCGGCATGCCCGGCACGCTCAGCTACGAGATGGATCTGGTGGAATACAGGAAATTGGCGGCGCCTCAGGTGAACACCGGGTCCCTTTCCCTTGAGATCCAAAATGCGCTGACGGCGGAGCTTGGCGCCAACACCTCCGGCATCACCGGAAGCGTCACCGGGGAGGGCGGCTCGGGATCGGGGAGCACGGCCGCGCCGCCGCGGGAGGACAACCGCACCATTCCCGAGACCTACACCCTGGTGAAGGGGGACTGCCTTTGGTCCATCGCCCGGCGCTTCTACGGCGACGGCACGAAGTACAAGGCGATCCAGACCCTGAACAACATCCCCAATTCCAAGCTGAACAGCCTGCCCATCGGGCTGGTGATCCGGCTGCCCTAGGAGGTGAACCATGGAACTGTATTGGGAGCCCAAAGGCGGCGGCGTATTTGAGCTGACGCCGGTGGCGGGGGACGTGAAGTGGTTCTCCTCGGCGGCGGGCCAGGCGGGCTACGTGGAGTTTGAGATGATGAAGGGGGCGGCGGACCTGCGGACCGGGGACGGCATCCGGCTGGCGCTGTCCGGCGCCGACCGGTTCCTGGGACGGGTGTTCACCCTCACGGCGGGCCCGGACCGGGTGAAGGTGCGGGCATATGATCAGCTGCGGTATCTCTTGCAGAAGTACAGCTACACCTTCACCGGCGTGACGGCCTCGGCCATGCTGAGGGCCATGGCCCGGGATTTCCGGCTGGCGGTGGGCGCCGTGGCGGACACGGGCTATGTGTTCGCCAAGTTTGCCGCCGATGGGCAGAGCCTTCTGGATATGATGCTCTCCGCGCTGAAACAGACCCGGGAGAACACCGGCAGGCTGTTCGTGCTGGGGGATGAGGCGGGGCGGCTCACCCTCACCGACTGCCGGAACCGGATCCGGCCCTTTGCCCTGTCGGCGGCCCACAACCTGACCGACTACTCCGACGTTCATACCATAGATGAAAGTGCTTACACCAAGTTTGAGATCAGCCGCACCGCGGGCTCGGGACGGGAGGTCAGAACGCTGGTGAACGCTCCGGCCATGGACCGCTTCGGCGTGCTGCTTTGGACGGGCAGCGCCGGCAGTGAGGAGAGCGCCGCGGTGATGGACAGCCGTCTGAGGCAGGCGGAGCGGCGCTACGCCAGGGAGCACCGGAGCTTCTCCTGCGAGGGCGCCGGGGAGGATGTGCGCGCCGGCGACGTGGTGGCGGTGATGGCGGCCGGCGAGACCCGGCCCTATCTGATCGCCTCCGTGCGCCATGCCTTTGCCGGCGGCGCCCGGCACACCATGAAGCTGGAGCTGGAAAGATTCGCCTGACCCGGGCCGGAATGCCATCGGGCAGTGGGGACGAGAGCTGAAGCGTGGCAGAGAAGGCCGACAGGCCGGGCAGTGGGGATGGGAGCCGGAATGCCATCGGGCTGTGGGGACGAAAGCTGAAGCATGGCAAAGTCAAAAAAGGCGGGGATAAAAATGCTGGAAGTGATCAAGGGATGCGTGGAAGGTATGCTGGAGGCCAAGGCGCTGAGCCAGGCCGTCACCGGCGAGGTGACCCTGGCCTCGCCGCTGACGGTGAAGGTGGAGCAGCATCTGGTGCTCTCCGGCCCTTTCCTGACGATGACCGAGCGGGCGGCGTCGCTGGCGCTCAAGGCGGGCGACTGGGTGCTGATGCTCCGGGCCCAGGGCGGCCAGGACTACTACGTGCTGGACCGAATCGAGAGGGGGTAGGGGATCTTGTGGAAAACCTTCAAGCTGGACTTTGAAAAGGGCCGGGCGGCGGGCATCATCGACGGCGAGGAAGCCCTGAAGCAGGCGGTGGGCCTCGCTCTGGCGGTGCCGCGGTACCGCTACGCCATCTATTCGCCGGACTATGGCAGCGAGCTGGAATCCCTCATCGGCGGCGGACGGGCCTACGGCGCGGCCCAGATCCCGGGGATGGTGGAGGATGCGCTGCTGGCGGATCCCCGCATCCAGGCGGTGGAGAACCTGACCCTGGTGGAGAACGGCAGCGAGTTCCTCGTGTCCTTCGCGGTGAAGGCGGACTCCGGCCGGCAAGAAATGGAGGTATCGGTGAATGTATGAAGCCATGAACTATGAAACCCTGCTGGAGCGGATGCTGGCCCGGGTGGAGGGCCTGGACACGTCGGAGGGATCGGTGGTCATGACGGCGCTGGCTCCGGCGGCGGCGCTGCTGGCTCAGGCCTATATGGACCTGGACACGGCCATCAATCTCTCCTTCGCCGATACCGCCGACGGCGAATACCTGGAGCGGCGGGCAAAGGAGCTGGGCATTGCGCGCTCCCCCGCCACCAAGGCCGTGTGCATCGCAAGCTTTCTGGACAGCGCCGGTCTGGCGGCCGGGGTGGACATCGGCAGCCGCTGGAACGGCGGCGAGGTGAACTACCGGGTGATCGAGGCCGTGAGCGGCGGCTACCGCGTGGAATGCGAGACGGCGGGCACGGTGGGCAATGGTACGGGCCCCCTCTCGCCAGTGGACTATGCGCCGGGCGTGGCCAGCGCGGCCATCACCGCCGTGGAGAGCGCCGGCAAGGATGTGGAAAGCGACGAGGACCTGCGGAAACGTTACTTTGACCGGCTGACCGCCTTCCCCTTCGCCGGCAACTACACCGCCTACCGGGAGATGTGCGAGGCCCAAAAGGGCGTCACCGGCTGCCGGCTGGAGACGCCGAACACCGCCAACGGTGCGGTTAACATATTCCTGATCGGCGAAAACTATCTGCCCGCCGGAAGCGGGGTGGTCTCGGCGGTGCAGGACGTGTTCACCGATAACCGGAACGGCCTTGGGCTGGCGCCGGTGGGCCATCTGGTGACGGTGGCGGCGGCCGGGAGCTTGGAGGTCGCCCTCTCGGCAGCCCTCACGCTGGAGGCGGACGCCGATGAGACGGCGGTGAAGGCGGCGGCCCAGGCGGCCTACGAGAACTATCTTCTGGAGCTGCGCCAGGACTGGAGCGAGCGGGCGGCGGTGGTCCGGGTGGCCCAGGTGACGCTGAAGCTGCTGCAGGTGCCGGGGGTGACGGACGTGTCCGACGTGAAGCTGAACAACGGAACGGTCAACATAACCCTTGACAACCACACGGTGCCGGTGACGGGAGGTGTGAGCTTTGTTTGAGCCGAGGACGGTCATGGAGCACTGGCCGGAGATGTTCCGGGAGCTGACGGAGTTTCAGGCCCTGGCGGATGCGCTGGACCCGGAGTTCTCCGCCCTCGGCGCGGCGATCGATGATTTCCTCGCGGCCCAGTTCATCGAGACGGCTCCGGAGTGGGCGGTGCGGCGGCGGGAGGAGATGCTGGAGCTTCTGCCCTCCACCGACATGGACTACCGCAAAAAGCGGCTGTCCACCTGCTGGGGCGCTCCGCCGCCCTACAACCTCGCGTCCATCACCGCCGTGCTGGAACGGCTGGTGGGGGCGGGCAAGGTGAACATGTCGCTGCTCAACCGCACCCTCACGCTGGAGCTCGGCCCGCAGAATCCCGGCGAGATGTCCCAGGCCATCGCCACCGTGCGGGAGATGGTTCCGGCCAACGTGCTGGTCCGGGTCATGCCCACGGCGGTCACCCGCATCACGCCGCACTTCACCATCACGCTCACCCAGACCCTGCCCATGGCCCTCGGCCGCTGGGCCCTCGGGGAATACGCCTTTACCGGCAAGCGGGAAACGAAGGAGGTAGAATACATTTGATTACCGATCTGCTGCGGGAGGAGCTCTCCCGCCGAATGAACAGCACCGTCTCCCAGCCCAAGGTGAACGGCCAGTTCATGACGAACTACACCAACGCGCTGATTGAAAGCAATACCGCCTTTCGGCAGACCATCACCCTGCCGGACAACTTCGGCACCATCGAAAGCCTGCAGATTCAGGACGGCGTGGAGCAGGACCTGGCCACCTTCACCCTGTTTGCCCCCCAGGTGGAGGGCACGCTGGTGAAACTGGTCTTTGAAATGCGCATCGAGGAGGCGATTTGACATGGCAGTAAAAACGGACTGGGCGGCGAGCGAAGTGGTCACCGCCGCCGATTTCAATGATCTATCGGCGAAAGCCCTCGCCGTGGACACCCATACCCACAACGGTACGAACGGCGTGAAATTGGATTATGGAAACTTGACCAATACGCCGGACTGTATTGTAAAATCAGGGGATCAGACGGTGGAAGGGGCGCTTACGCTGGATAATCTTCTGTTAACCCTATCCGGCGCTGAATCGAGCACCGCCGCCTTTTCCGGCTCCGCCCTCACGCTGCTTTCCCAGGTCAGCGCCTACAGCTACGGCGAGGGGAGGATCGGGCTCAAGGCCGGGGAACTGCCCTCCGGGGCGGCGTCCTCCGGCGCGGCGGATCTCACCGCCCTTCTCGCTCTTTTGATCGAGGCGGTGAAGGAACTTGGCGGAGCTCAGTGAACGGATGGCCGCGCAGGAGCGGGAAGTGATCGGCATGGGCCGGGAGATCAAGGAGATCAAGGGGCGGCTGCTCCGGCAGGATGAACTGCTCTCGGAGCTGATGAGCCTGCGGACGGATCTGGGCGTGCTCAGGGAGCGGATGGACTATATAATAGAAGACATCGAAAAAAACGCCCGGCGGGTGGAGGCCATGGACGCGGTGCCCAAAAAACGCTGGGAACAGCTCGTCCTTTCCATGATCTCCGCCCTCACCGCCGCCCTCGCCGGATACTTTTTCGGCCGCGGCGGCTGACAGGGCCCCGGCGGCCGACGCCGGCTGGGGGACCTCGACTGGCCCCAGCGGCCGATGCCGGCCGGGAGGCCTCGACTGGCCCGGCGGCCGATGCCCGTGCCGGGGGCCCGGCCGGCCTCCACCGGCCCGCGCAAGGCGCCGCCCGTGACATGTTTTGACCTCCGCCGTCATAATCTTTAAAGGGATTAACCGTGAAGGAGGTCGGCGTGATGGAGATGGATTTAATGGAGTATTTGGTTTCACAGGCGCTGGTGCTGGTGCCCGCCCTGTGGGTGATCGGGGCCATGATCAAAAGGATTCCCCGGGCGCCCCACTGGGTGATACCCTTTGTGCTCCTGGTGCTGGGCATCGTGGGCGCGGGACTCATCCTCGGGTTCAGCGTTGAGAGCGTCCTGCAGGGCATCATCGCGGCGGGCGTGGCCGTGTTCGGGCACCAGCTCGTCAAGCAGGCGGCGGAAGCCTCCAGCCAGACCGTGGTCATCAAGGCCAACAAAAACCGGAACTGATCCGGGGCAAATCAGGCTGGGAAACCGGGAGAACCAGAAGGGGCGGGCGAAAGCGCCTGGAAGGGCCGCCCCTTTTCCACAGCGGATTTGGGGACAGGCCCGGCGCTTTTTCGGACAGGCCCGGCGGTCCGGCCTGAATTCCCGCCCGGCCGCCATCGGGGCTTTCACCATGAAAACAGGCCGTCGGGGACATAAATTGTTCACAGAAGATGTATAAAAGCCGCGATTTTGTGTCACACTCATGCCATAGTGCGGGGCTATCCTAAACTTGTCAAAGGGAAGGAGCGAAGCGAGTTCCCCAAACCCAGAGGGTCAAAGGGAAGGAGCGAAGCGAGTTCCCCAAACCCAGAGGGTCAAAGGGAAGGAGCGAAGCGGCTTCCCGGGACCATGGAAAGATGACAAGCAAGGAGGCATCCGCAATGATGAATCATAATTATTACGACGAAGCCGTCAGCCACGTGGTGGACGAGGCCTTGGGCGCGGGCCCGGCTTTTGAGCATAGCAACGGCGCCAGCGGCCAGCCTGGGTACACCCCGGCAGGCTCCGGCGCTCCCGAGGGACAGGGCGCAGCCCATAGGAACCACCCTCCGAAAAAACGGCCCTTTAAGGTTCTGCGCTTTACGGCCATCGCGGCGGCCATTGCCGTCACCGCCACCGGATCGAGCTTCCTCACCGCTCATCTGATGGAGGAGCGCATGGCGGAGATCGCGGCGAGCCAGGTTCAATCGGGCGGCGCCGCAAGCGGACTCACCCGCACCGCCCTCGGCGGCACGGCGAGCACCCAGGAGATCGTCTCAGAGGTCAGTCCCAGCATCGTGGGCATCAAGATGACGGTGTCCGTACCCAGCCGCAACCCCTACGCCTATTACTATGGCGGGGGCGGCGGCACCCAGCAGACCTCCGGCGAGGGGTCGGGGATCATCGTTTCCCAGGACGGAACCATCCTCACCAATTACCATGTGGTGGAATACGCTGATCCCGAGGGCCAATACGGCGAATACACCCAGCTCACCGTGACCCTCTCCGACGGCACCGAGTACCCGGCGACCTTTGTCAAGGGCGATTCGGAGCGGGATCTGGCCCTCATCAAGATCGAGGCCGCGAATCTTCCAGCGGCCACGCTGGGCGATTCCGATGACCTGTCCGTGGGCGAGACGGTGCTGTGCTTTGGCAGTCCCCTCGGCCTTCAGGGCTCCGTGTCCCAGGGCGTGGTCTCCGCAGTGAACCGCGAACTGGCGGCCGGCGAGACGGGCGGAACCCAGAGTTTCGTTCAGACCGATGCGGCCATCAATTCCGGCAACTCCGGCGGCGCCCTGGTCAACAGCAGGGGTGAAGTGGTGGGTGTGAACTCGGCCAAGATCAGCGCCAGCGGCGTGGAGGGTCTCGGGTTCGCCATCCCCATCAACGACGCCAAAGCCTTCATCGCGGGCACCGCGGAAGGTACCACGATTTAAGCCTTTCATGCTGGATCCTCCTTTTGACCGATGCCTTTCAGCTCGGCCGAGAGGCCAGTTTTGAATACCTCCCTTTCTAATCTGTTCTTGCCCCCGGGGTTTCCCCGGGGGCCTTTTTTTGCGCTTGCGCCCGGCGGATGCTTGCCCGGGCGGCGGTGGGGACCGGCCTTTGCTGGATCCGGCGGGGCTTGCGCGGGCACACCGTCGTCCGGCGTGACCCAGGCACCGGCCACAGCGGCAGGCTGTCCAATGCTGATTGCGGCGGCCGCCCTTTTGATCCCGGCGGGGCTGCCGGTTGTCCGCAGGAAAGCGAGATAGTTCATAAAAAAGAGACCCCATCGGGGTCTCTTTTTGAATGGCTTTGAGTTACTCGGCCGCGGCGAAGGCCTCCGCCGGGATCTCGAAATCCTCCACATCGTTGATGGAGCTCACATGGAAGGTGACGTTGAAGGCGGAAACGGCCACGGAATCATCGCCCTCCAGGCTCTCGCCCGACTCCTCCAGGGATTTCAGCATGGCCGCGTTCATCATCTCGGTGCCGTCCATGGTGATCTGCACCACCCGGTTCTCGCTCTCGCTGACCCACACGGTGACGTTCACATCGGTCAGCTCCTTCAGCGTCTCCTCGGAGAAGGAGTCGTTGTTCACGTTGAAGCCGCCGCCGCCCATCATCTCAAGATAGCTCATCATATCGGCGGGGGCCATGGTGCCGGTGATCTTGGTGCAGTCGGTGTTGCCCACCTTTTCCTTGCCGGCGGCCGTGAGGTTCTTGAAAAGAGCCGGATCGAAGGACACGGTGTTGTTGAAGGCCTCCACGTCGAAGCCCTCGGATACGGACCATTCCTCGCCCATCTTCATGGACGCCTCGTAGCCGCTGTCCGCCTTGCGGGCGTACATTTCGTAGGGGATATCCATGCCCATCATGGACAGATTGCCGTCCATCTTCATCTTGGCGGGCTTATCGCCCTCCATGATGGTGGCATAGTTCATGTGCATATTGACCTCGATGTCCATGTTGATGCCGCTGGCGGAACCGTTCATGCCGAGGGTCATGTCCATCCAGCCCTGGGAACTCTCGTAGTTTGAGCTGTTTTCCATGGCGGATTTGATCAGCTCGTCGGGCTTCTTCGCGCAGCCCGCCATCAGCGCCGCCGCCAGCACAAGGCACAGGACGGCCGCCCAAAATTTCTTCATCGGATAACCTCCTTGAATTTTGATCCCTCCCATTATCGCCAGCGGACGAGGCTTCTGTCAAGAAGTTTTCCGCATAGTCGGGAGATCCCCCACATATATTGTAATAATTTTGATAGCCGAGGGGGGTTCGTCTTGAAGGACTATATCGAAGAGCGGGTGCTGACACTGGCTTCGTATATTCTGGACACGGGTGCCACGGTGCGCGAGGCAGCCAAGGTGCATAAAATCTCCAAATCCACCGTTCACAAGGATCTGGTGGACCGCCTGCCCAAACTGAACAAGAGCCTGTACCGCAAGGTGAAGAAGGTACTGGATAAGAACAAGGCGGAGCGTCACATCCGGGGCGGCCAGGCCACCTATTTGAAATACAAGCATATGAAGGAAGAGAAGGCCGAATAAGGGCGAAGGGTCGTAAAAAAAGCTTTCCATCCCGCGGGATGAAAAGCTTTTTTGCGCTGCCGTCAGGTTCTTCTTCGGAAGGCCTGGATTCCGGCGAGGGTGAGGCCGGAGCAAAGGAACAGGAGGGCCCACAGCAAACCGCCGCCGTTGTGGCCGGTGGCCGGCACGGCGGTGCCGGGCGTGGCTGCGGGGCTGGAACCGGGCGCCGGCGCCGGGGAGACGCCGGGCGTGCCGGTGGCGGGAAGGACCGTTGCCGCAAGGGTGATGGGCTCCGTCAGCGCCCCATCCTTGAAGCAGAGGCCGCAGGCCGGGCAGTGCCAGTACTCGATGTTGCCCGCCTCGGCCGCGGCGGGGGCCTTGGCCGGGACCTTCACGGCGCTGTGGCCCAGGGGCTGGAGCTGGACGGCGCTGCTGTCCAGGGCGGTGAGACAGGCCTCGTCGCTGAACAGCCGGTCGCACCCCTTGCAGTGCCAGTGGGCGGTGCTGCCCGCCTCGGTGCAGGTGGCGGCCTTGGCGTCCACCTTTATTTTGTCCGCTGTGATGGCGGCAGTGAGACCGCTGGACTGAACGAGGGTGTAGTTGCCGGCTTTGGCGCCGGTGAGCTGGATGTCGGTGGTGACGGGAATGTCCGCGCCATGGACCCCATCCTGCACCGTGCCGGTGCCAAGATTGAAGGAAACGGCGTCCCCATAGAGCACGCCCTCCAGCGTTCCGCCGGCGAGCGCCACCTCGGCGGTGCCATCGCAGGTCCGGTCCACGGCCGTGACGCCGGTGATGGTGAGCTCCGCCGGCGTGATCTTCACGACGATTTCATCGGTGGGAACGTCCTCGGCGTCCTCGTAGAAGAGGGCAACGCCGCTGCTGTCGGTCGCCGTGTAGCGGAAGTTCTTCACCCGGTAGACGCCGCTGTCCGCCACGTTCTGGAAGAAAATCGCGTTGGGATACGTGTTGCCGTCCTTATCCGTGCGGCAGCTGTCCGGAACGGTCTGCCAGACGCCGTCCACCTTTTTCTCAAAGGTGGCGATGGCGGCATCGTAGGCGT is a genomic window containing:
- a CDS encoding YDG domain-containing protein; its protein translation is MRIQKMLALLAALTLLMAALPAAVLADPPDTFTITYMTNTGVEMGTLTYPVGDPGNAFPASGFGTLFPDFSARLSQGGGLYLSNNLSDRWYLDAAYTSPAVFPDGQAGDNFTVYCRWRTGSISAGSLSKTEVNMAYDADFFHILSQAGLTGQYVTGRNDAYDAAIATFEKKVDGVWQTVPDSCRTDKDGNTYPNAIFFQNVADSGVYRVKNFRYTATDSSGVALFYEDAEDVPTDEIVVKITPAELTITGVTAVDRTCDGTAEVALAGGTLEGVLYGDAVSFNLGTGTVQDGVHGADIPVTTDIQLTGAKAGNYTLVQSSGLTAAITADKIKVDAKAATCTEAGSTAHWHCKGCDRLFSDEACLTALDSSAVQLQPLGHSAVKVPAKAPAAAEAGNIEYWHCPACGLCFKDGALTEPITLAATVLPATGTPGVSPAPAPGSSPAATPGTAVPATGHNGGGLLWALLFLCSGLTLAGIQAFRRRT